The Mycobacterium sp. EPa45 genomic interval ACCAGCTGACCGTCGTCGGGCACCGGGTCGGGCAACTCGACCACCGACAACGCTCCATGTACACAGCTGACAGCCCTCACGCCGCCCGAGCCTACTCGCCGAGGATCCGGCGCTTCTCCGCATCGAATTCGTCTTGCGTCAATGCACCGGAATCACGCAGGGCGGCCAGCGTTTTCAGTTGCTCCAGCCGCACCCCCTGATCGGTAGGCGTGTAGTGATTGGTCGGGGTGAACGGCCCCGGTGGCGGGTCGGCAACGAAGGGCAGCGGCTGGCTCAGCGGCCGCTGCTTGCGCAGGAACAGCGACGCGATCAGATCGAGCAGGCCGAGTCCGAAGATTCCCCCGAAGACCCAGGGCAGATATCCCGACCCGCTTTCCTTGCCGAACGCCAGCCGGGGGTTGATGTAGCCGTTCACCTGCCCGTCGGTGCGGATCTGGTAGGTGCCGGCCGCCGGGATCTCGGCAGTCCAGATCCGGATGTGGGTGTCGCTGTTGACTGTTGTTAGGGTGCCATGGTTTTCCGTCAGCACCGGATCGGCCACCCCGGCCGGCGGCACGATGTTCAATCGCAACGTGGGCAATGGGAAGCCGCTCGACGGTGAACCGGTCACCGAGGTGTGGAAACTGATCTGCGCCGGTCCGGCGGGCAGCTGCACCTGACTCGAGCCGGGGATCGGCACCTCGCCGTAGGCATCGAACTCGTCGAGCACGAACGCGTTGAGGACCATCACGATGATGAAGCCGACGCCGCCGATCACCATCATCAAGATTCCCGAGAGCGTCAGAATGCGGGAAACAGTCTTGGTGCCGGCCATGGTGAGAAAGTGTGTCACGCCGGGCTTTGCGCCGCGGCTCCTATCAGCCAGGTCACCAACCCGGTGCGCAGCCCGTCGACGAACCGGGCATGCGGGTCGGGGAAGCCGAGCTCGTCGATCACCCGACGCACCGGGTCGGTCGGTATCGAAAACGGATACATGCCGGCCACCAGACTCAACGCACCCTCACCGAAGAACGCCACGAACTCAGCGGGCAGCCACGGCAGCTGCCGCCCGGCCAGGTCGGATACGGCCGCGATGCTCTGCATCGCCCGGACCTTGAAGTCGCGGGCATAGGTCTCGGAGATGTTGCGCTCCAGCACACCGGCCATCGCGCCGAGCAACTCGCACAGCAACCGCCGTTCCACCAGCGTGTCGGCGACGATCCCGGCGAAGCGAATCTCGTTGGCATACTCCGCTTTCCGCGCCCGCGGTCGTCCAAGCCGCTCCTCCAGCTCGGCGAGCCAGTCACGGCACTCCTCGTCGAGCAGTTCCAGAAAAATCGCTTCCCGACTGTCGAAGTAGCGCAGCACGTTGGACTTCGCCAGGCCGACCTGTTCGCTGATGTCGCGCAGCGTGACCTCGTCGACCCGCTTGCCGGACAGCGCGGCACGCGCCGCCGTGAGGATCGCCAAGCGCCGGGCGGCCAACTGCTCGGGCCGGCGGGCGCGCTGGAACGTCGAGGTCACGGCTCCAATTTAGCAGACCACCGTTCTCTTGTTATCAGACCATTGTTCTGTTAATGTCGCCGACATGACTGCCCTCGCGCTCACCATCCCCGACCTCTCCGGGAAACATGCCGTCGTCACCGGCGCCAACAGCGGCCTGGGACTCGGCGTCACCAAACGCTTCGCCGCTGCCGGTGCCGACGTGGTCATGGCTATCCGCAACCGCGCCAAGGGCGAGGCGGCGATCGCCGAGATCCGCAAAGACGTCCCCGAGGCCAACCTCACCATCAAGAATCTGGACCTGTCATCGCTGGCCAGCGTCGCCGCGCTCGGCGAGGAGCTCAATTCCGAAGGCCGGCCGATCGACATCCTGGTCAACAACGCCGGCGTCATGCAGCCGCCGCAGCGTGACACCACCTCCGACGGTTTCGAGCTGCAGTTCGGCAGCAACCACCTCGGCCACTTCGCGCTGACCGCCCATCTGCTACCGCTACTGCGTGCCGCCGACAATCCCCGAGTGGTGTCCTTGAGCAGCCTGGCGGCCCGCTTCGGGCGAATCAACTTCGAGGATCCCAACTTCGAGCGCGGCTACTCGGCGAATCTGTCCTACGGCCAGTCCAAGATCGCGACGTTGATGTTCGCCCTCGAACTCGACCGGCTCAGCCGACGGCTGGGATGGGGTGTGCTGTCCAACGCCGCCCACCCCGGCCTGTGCAAGACGAACCTCCAGATCAGCGGACCCTCGCACGGCCGCGAGAAGCCCACCGCGTTGGCGCGGTTCTACCAGTTCAGTTGGCGCTACCTGCCGTTCATGTGGCAGGAGGTCGACGAAGGCATCGTGCCGGTGCTGTATGCGGCCGCCGACCCGAAGGCCCGCGGCGCCGAGTTCTACGGTCCCCGCGGCTTCCAGGAGCTGGCGGGCGGCGGAGTCACCGAGGCGGTCATCCCCGGCCGGGCCGCCGACGTCGAGGATTGCCGGCGGCTGTGGGAGTTGTCCGAGAAGCTCACCGGCGTGACTTATCCGACGGAGTAGCTGACAGCGACTAACGTCAACCGTCTGACGAACGGGGAGGTTGCGATGTCCAGAGACGAAGCTGACAAGCCCGCCGGAGGCGCGGTGCGGCGCTTCGCTCTGCGCTACTGGCTGGCCATCACCCTGGTGGTGCTGGCGACGATCTTCATCGCCCAGAATCGCGAGCGACAGCGGGTACACGTCCTCTGGATCACCGTCGAATACCCGATGTGGCTGCTGCTGACAGCGATGGCGGTCGTGGGCCTCGTGGTCGGGCTGCTGCTGCACCGTCGTCGCAGGAGCTGACATGCGCGAATCCAGCAACGTGGTGCGCCCACAGCCGATGGGCAGCCACACCTACACCGAATCGTCACGATTACAGGCAGCCGGATTACGAACTGCCACAGCCCGATTCGAAGAAGCGGCCCGCCACATCACGATTCCCAGGGCGCCGCAGCCCATCGCTATCGCCGACTACGGGGCGGCGACGGGCTACAACTCGCTGCTGCCGATCGGGGCGGCCATCGACATCATCCGCAAACGCACCCGCTCCGACCACGCGATCCTGGTCGCCCACACCGACGTGCCGGGCAACGATTTCACCGCCCTGTTTTCCACGCTGGCCGACGACCAGGACAGCTACCTGAAGAAGGATCCGGCCACCTACGCCTCGGTGGTGGGGCGCTCGTTCTACGGCCAGATCCTGCCCTCGGACAGCATCGTGCTGGGCTGGAGTTCGTGGGCTATCCACTGGTTGCGCCAAGTGTCGATGCCGATCCCCGACCATGTCGAGATCTCCTACAGCGCCGACGCCGACGCACGCCGCGCCTACGCTCGCCAGGCCGCCGAGGACTGGCGGGACTTCATCGCTTTCCGCGGTCGTGAACTGGCGCCCGGCGGCCGGCTGCTGGTGCTGACCGTCGGCCTCAAACCTGATGGCACCTCAGGATTCGAGGCTGCTTTCGCGGCCATCATGACGGCCTTGGACCAATTCGTCAGCGACGGCCTGATCACCCCCGACGAGGTGCATCGCATGTCGATCCCCTCGGTCGGCCGCGACGAGAAGGACTTTCGCGCCCCGTTCCATCCGTCGGGTCGATTCGAAGGTCTATCGATCGAAGACCTGGAACTGTTCAACGGCGAGGACCGATTCTGGGCGCAGTACCAGAAGGACAACGATGCCGCCGCCTTCGGCACGAATTGGGCTGACTTCCTTCGTGATTCGATGTTTCCCACGCTCGCCGCCGCAGTCGACGCCGACGCTGACGCCGGGCGGGGCCGTGACCGGCGCAGTAAGCGGCGCCGCGATTTCGTCGACCAGCTGCACGCCGCCCTGGCCGCTGCGCTCACCGCGGCACCCGCGCAGATGTCGATCCCGCTGGCGCTCGTCGTGCTGGAGAAGCGGCGCCGGTCAGCCTAGGCCGGCGGCTGCACGAAGATCTGCGGCAGGCCCGGAATCGTCGGGATCGGCGGAATCGTCGGGATGTATCGCGGCGGCTGCGACTGCTGGGTCGGCGGCGGAACGGTCTGGGTCTCGGTCTGCGTCACCGGCGGCGGCGTGGATACCTCGGTGGTGACGACCGTCGTCGTCTGTGTCTCGGTGACCGGCGGCGGTGGTGGTGGCGGCGGCGGCGCCTGCACGACCTGGGTCTGGGTCACCGGCGCGGGTGCCTGCTGCACCACCGTCTGAGGTGGCGGGGCCTGTTGCACCGCCTGGTTCTGCACCGGCGCTGCCGTCGGGTCACCGGCCGGCGCCGGCGCGGGCGCGGCGGGCGCGGCGGCCTGCGGGGTGGTGGTCACGCTCGGTGCGGGCGTGACGGGCTCGGAGCTGCTGTCGGCTCGCAGCGCGACCGCAGTTCCCGCGCCGGCCATCAGGATCACCAGCAGCGCCGCTGCGACCACCGGCATCGGCCGGCGGTACCAGGCAGGCGCGGCTTCTGCCGAGCCGGCCGGCTCGGGGTCCGGCTCGAAGTCCAACAGCGGTCGTACGCCGGACGGTGGCACCGATTCGACGGCGGGCACCGGGTCCGGCCCATCGGGCGCCTCTGACCAGGCCAGCGCGACACCGGTGGCGGGGGCCGGTGCGGGGTCGAACGGGGCGACCGGTACAACCGGCGCCGGCGCCAACGCGGTGGCGCTGTCATCGGCCGGTCCGCGGGTTGCACGCAGCGCGCCGCCGATGGCACCGGTGAGAGCCGGCCGCGGGGTGGTGATCACCGGAACGCGCAGGTGCTCGGACAGGGTCGTGGTGATAACCGGCATCGCGGCGGCACCGCCGATCGAGGCCACCGCCGATAGGTGGCTCGGCCGCACGCCGTTGCGGGCCAGGGTGTCCTGCAGGAGTGCGGTGAACTCGTTCAGCGCGTGGCCCATCGCGCCGTCGAGCTCGGTGCGGGTGAGCCGCACGTCACCGCGGAAGTTGGGCAGTTCTGCGGGCAGAGCTGTCACCGTGACCGTCGACAGCCGTTCCTTGGCTGCGCGGCACTCGGCCCGCAACCGGGTCAGCGACCCGATCGCCGAGGTGCCGGTGATGTCGAGCGATCCGCCGGCCGATAGTTCCGCGATCACGTGGGCCAACAGGCCCTGGTCGATGAGGTCGCCGGAGAAGTCGGGGTGCCGCAGGGTCGGCGCGATCGGCGCGGACGTGGCGCCGTCGACCAAGGTGATCGACGTTCCGCTGCCACCGAAATCGCATAGCGCGATCACGCCCCGGGTGGGCAGCCCGGGATTGGCGGCGAGTGCGGTCAGGGCGGCGGTGGTGTCCGGGATGAACAGCGGCTCCTCGGCCGACCACTCGGGAACCTGCCGAACGGCGCGGCGCAGCGCGTCGACCGCACTTGGCCGCCAGTGCGCGGGGTACGTGAACGCCGCGGTGGGCGGCAGTGGCCGCCCCGCCGTCGCGGCATAGGCCAGCGCACGCAGCGCTTCGGCCAGCAAAGTTTCTGCGTGGTGCACCGAGCCGTCGGACGCCACGATCCCGACCGGGTCGCCGACGCGGTCGACGAAGTCACTGATCACCACACCGCTGGGCAGCGTGATGACGGGAGGTCGGGTGACCGAGTTATCCGGTGTGACTGCGGCCAGTGTGGTTGCCCCGACCGACAGGCCGACCGCCGGCCTCGTTGGGTCTGTCATGTCGTCCAATCCGGGCGCCCAGCCTGCAACATGGGCATGCGGGCAACCCCAGCGCGATCTTCGGATTCATCGAATATGTCGATCCGAAGCCGTGGGACGTTACGTCAGCGAATAGTGCCGCGGCCCGGAATCAGGGGCAGGTCCAACGGGGTGACCCAGCCTGGCGGCAGGTCATTGACAGCCGGGACTGCGTTGAGCGCGCGCAGCCCGGTCGACAGGCAACCCGCAGTCGCGGCGTCCCGTCCCGAACCGTCGGTGAACCTGAACGCAGTCTCCTGGAAGATGCTGGGAGTGCCCTGGATGTCGACGCGGTAGACGTCGTCCTGGGTGCCCGACGGCCAGTCCGGGGCGGCGTCCTGGCCGATGCGGTTGACGTGCTCGAGCTGGATGCGGATCTCGCCTTTGTAGACGCCGTTGATCGTGAACCGGACTGCCGCGACATGGCCGGCCGGTATGACGCCCTTGACGGTCTTGCGCTCGGTTGGAGTGACCCATTTGTCCCAGGTGGTGGTGATCTCGTCGAGCTCGATGCCGGCGGCGTAGGCGATCATCGGCACCGTCGCACCCCAGGCGAACACCAGAATGTCGGAGTTCTGCAGCAGGGGCTCGAACTCGGGCTCGCGCCCGATGCCCATCTCGAACTCGTAGTCGCCCTCGTAGTTCGTGTAGTCCAACAGCTCGGAGGCGCGGACCAGGCTCACCTGGGAGGTCAGGCCCATGAGCGTCATCGGGAACAGGTCGTTGGCGAAGCCCGGGTCGATGCCGGTGGTGAAGCATGACGACTGTCCCGCCTCGCAGGCCCGGGTGATGGGGTCGATCCAGTTCGGCGGGTTGAGGTGCATCTTCGGCCACACCCACGGCGTCATCGCGGTCGAGCAGACATCGATGCCGGCGTGCAGGAAACGCCCGATCAGGTCGATGTTGGCATCGGCCTGCGCAGCGGTCGGCCCGTAGTGCACCAGCGCATCGGGCTTCAACGCGATCAGCGCGTCGACGTCGTCGGTGGCCGTGATGCCGACGTCGCCGATGCCGCAGATCTCCCCTACGTCGACGCCCACCTTGGCCGGGTTGCTCACACCGACGCCGACCAGTTCGAAGTCGGGATGGTCCAGCACTTCGGGGATGACCATCCGGCCGACGAAACCAGTACCCCAGATCACGACGCGCTTGGCCATGGACGGAGGTTAGCCGGGTTGTCGCTCGGGTTAGTTCAGTTGTCCCGATCGCTGGATCCGCGGCTCTTTCGCGCTGCGGCGGATCGGGGCGGCTGGTCCCGCATGTGGTCGCGAATGCGGGTCATCAGGTCGCCGAGGACACGGACGTCGTGGACCGAAAGCTCGTCGAACAGCAGTCCGCGGACGACCTCGATGTGGCCGGGCAGCACGTGGGCGAGACGGTGCCGGCCCGCCTTCGTGATGGTCACGATGGTGGCGCGCTGGTCCGCGGCGCTGGCCTGGCGGGTGATCAGGCCGTCGGCTTCCAGGATTCCGGCCTGATGGGTCAGCCCGCTGCGGCTGTACACCACACCATCTGCCAGTTCGGTCATGGTCATAGGACGCGCGGCATCGACGAGTTTGGCCAGGATCTCGAACTGGACGTAGCTCAGGCCGCCGTCGGCTCGCAGCTGCTGTTGGACGGTGTACTGAAGCAGGCTCGCCGCCTCGGTGAGGGCGAAGTAGGTGCGCATCTGCGAGGGCTCGAGTGCCTTGGCCACCCAGTCATCGTAGCCAGGAATGTTTCGAAGTCGAAGCAAGTTGTCGATTGCATAACTGCTTCGAATTCGAAGCACTCAACGACGGGAGATCATCATGAGGGCAGCGCTCTACCACCGTTACGGCGACGCCGACGTTCTGCGCTACGACGACATCGAGCGGCCGATGCCCGGCGCCGGCCAGGTTCTGGTCAAAGTCGCCGCGACGTCGTTCAACCCGGTCGACGCCGGGATCCGCGGCGGCTACCTGTCCGACGTCTTCCCGATCACCTTCCCGCACGTGCCCGGCATCGATGTGGCGGGCACGATCGCCGAACTCGGCGCTCGCGTCACCGGTCGGCAGATCGGCGACGCGGTGGTTGGTTTACTGCCGATGAACGCGCGCGGCGCGGCCGCCGAGTATGTGCTCGCGCCGGCTGAGGTGTTGGCCGCGGCTCCAAAGTCGTTGCCGCTGGCCGACTCCGCCGCTCTACCGACCGTCGGCCTCACCGCCTGGCAGGCCCTGTTCGAGGTGGCCGGGTTGACGGCAGGGCAGACCATCCTGATCAACGGCGCAGGCGGAGCGGTCGGCGGTTACGCGATTCAGCTCGCCAAGCGGGCCGGCGCCGTCGTCACCGCGACCGCGAAGGCGGCCGCCGCCGACCGGCTTCGCGGTTACGGCGCCGATCGCCTGATCGACTACCTCGACTACTCGGCCGCCCCGGTCACGGTGGATGGACAGCCGTTCGACGTGATACTGAATCTCGTCAGCACCACGCCGGAACAGGACGTGGCACTGGCGGGCCTGGTGACCGACGGCGGCTTCCTGGTCGGCACCATGACCGCAGGCCCGCAGACTCCGCCGCGGGGAGTGCGCAGCCAGCGGGTGTTCGTCCGCAGCGACGCCGCGCAACTCGCCGGCCTCGTCGCCCGGGTGGATGCCGGCCAACTGCTGATCGAGGTCGCGGATCGCCGACCCTTGTCCGAGATCGCCGCAGTGCATGCCGACGCCGACGCGGGCCGGCTGCCCGGCAAGACGATCCTGACAGCCGGCTAGCCGGATGCGTTCTCGCGCAAGGCGAATAATCGCTCGGCGTAGGCGAGGTCGTCACGCCACAGGCGGGTTGCGGCCAGCCGCATCAACGGGGTGATGAGTGGCGCCGCGCGCAGCGAATGACGGAAGCCCGTGCGGTCGGACTGTGCTACGACGGCTTCGATCACCGCTGTGCGCGGCCGCCCGTCGCGGCCCGGCCCGATCGGAGTCGCATGGGTTTCGACGACACTGCCGACGCCCTCGCCGTCGACGATCCGCATGACGATGGTTCGCGGTTCCGGTGCGGTGAATTCGGCGATCACCGGCACACCGAGGCGCCCCATGCGGAACGTCACCGCCACCAGGAACCGGTCGGCGTCCTCCTCGGCATCGACCGCAGGCGCGCTCAACACCTCCAACTGGGTGAACGAATACGGGTGGAACCAGGCGCCGTGCCATGGGTCGAGGCGGTTGGCGATGATGTCGGACGGTTCGCACACGCCGTCCAGTCGGGTCACCGCCGCCAGCCGCGCCCCGGCGGGGCGGGCCGGGATCACCGGGGCGTCCAGCGGGTGTTCACCGCCTACCTTGTCCAGTCGGACCCACACCAGCACACCGTCGTCGTGGGCGGGCAACGGCTTCCAGCCGAATTCGCGTCCGCCCTCGAGCCGCAGCCCATGCCACGGGCAGATCAAGCCGCCGCACTCCACCTTTCCTGCTGCCAGGTCGGCGCCGAGATGGGGGCAAGCCGCCGGCCCGACATGCAAGCGGCGCTGCTGATCTCGCCACGCGACGATCTCCAGCCCGCCTACGGTTGCGCCGAACGGCCGGTTGGCGCGCACATCGGTGCTGGCGCCGAAGACATACCAGTTACCGCTCGCCCGGCCTTCGGCGCGGCGGAGTGCGGCGTTGATGAGCGCGGGCTGGGCATCCTGATAGGTGGGCCGCTGGCGAGCCCAGTCGGACTTCGGGATAACCTGCAGCGGAATCGATTTCATGCGGGATCGGAAACTCATGAGGCACGCCTCTCTCGGCTGGCGAGCCGGCGCAGAACCGGTGAGCGTCCCTGCACCGGCACGGTGTGCAGGGTGTGCCCGGCGATCCCCCAGCCGGCGAGCAGTCGGTTGGCTGCCGACCACCCGGTGGTGGCCGCCCGCTCCATCAACGCCACCGGCAGGTCGATGCGGATGCCGTCGCCGGCCAGCATCAGGCCGGCGACCGGGGTCTCGACGGTCGGCCGGTTCGCAAAGGCCCCCGGCCAGAACAACGGGCAGTCGTCGCGGAGCAGCAGCGTCTCGCCCACGATGCCGGCCGCCGCGGTCTCCGGGTAGAGCTGGTGCAGCCGGGCCAGCATGCGCTCGCGAAGTTCCGACTGTGGCGAGTCGCCAACCGAGTAGGAATGCACCTCGACCACCGAACCGCCATGGGCGCGCGCCCATTCGGCGGCCTGGCTTTCGTAGCTGCTGACCACGCTGATGTTGTCGACGGGGTCCAGTCCCCCGGTTCCCAGGAATGCTGGACGGTCGGCGTTGACCGGGCGGTCCAGCCACAGTCGCTGCACCACGAACGGCGGTGCGGTCTGCAGTTGCGTCACCTGGTCACGCCAGGTGTCGTCGCCGAGGCCCGGCGAGGCCGCGACGATCTGTTGCAGCGCAGCGACATCGGTGGCCAGCACGACACCGTCGGCGTCGATCGTCGTTCCGGTCGAGTCGTGCACCTGCAGCACCCTGCTCCCGCCGAGTGTCACCGATTTCGCCGAAACACCGCGCTGCACCCGCACACTGTGCTCGATCAGATACTGGCCCAACGGTTCCCACAACGCTGTGTCGAAATTCGACCCGGCGACATCGAAGACCAGACCTTCGCTGGAGCCCAGGAAGTAGATGTGGAACATCGTCGCCAACTCGGCCGCCGACAGCCGTTCCGGCCGGGCGAAGAAACTGCGCGCGAACACCTCGAACGCCAGATGGCGGGCCGCGACCGGAAAATTGATGTTGGTCAGGAAGGTCTCCGCATCGAGCCCGTCGAGCTGGGAGTAGATTTCCGGTACCGAAACCGCGGCCAAGGGCGCGGCGGCAACGGCATTGAGCCGCATCAAATCTCGCATCCGGAAGGTCGGGCTGCGCAGGGCGAAGACGAGCGCGTTCCACGGCGGGGTCTTCGGCAGACCGCGGAAGGTGTCGCGACGCCCTTCACCGTCGACCAGCGGATAGTCCTCGACCGCCCGCAGTCGGTCGAGGTGGGGGTCGGTGCGGCGCAACAACGACCGCAGGTTGTAGTACTGCCGGAAGAACGCATGGAAGCCGCGATTGTTGGCCACGTCCATGCCGTCGGCAATCCGCTCGGTCCAGCCGCCGACTCGCCCACCCAGATAGTCCTGACGTTCCAGAATCTCCACGGAGACACCACGTTCGGCCAGTCCCGTGGCCGCCGCGAGCCCCGCGATCCCGCCGCCCACGACGACGACGTGCGGTGTGGCGGGCAACGCGTGAGCGTGCGGCACCCCGGTGGGCGCCGGATGGGTGACACGGCGGGGATCGATCATCGTGGTGCATCCCCCAAGAAGGTATGCACGATATCGCGCTGCCAGCCGGGCATGGTTTCGCTGTGCACACCGTTGAAGCCCGCTGCGGTCAGCCGTCGTTGGAACGCGGCAGCGCCGTCGAACGTGTTCACACTGCGCCACAGGTGCCGATACAGGGTGCTGTCCCGGGTCTGCCGCCAGCCGGACGGGATGATGATGCCCCAGCACACCGCATTCCAAATCGCGGCGGCGACACGGGAATCCCGCACCGAGTACTCGTGCACGGCCAGCGTCCCACCCGGCCGCAGCAACTCCCGGAACGTCCGCAGCTGAGCATCGGGGTCGGCAAGGTTACGCAGTAGGTACGCCGCGAAAATGCCGTCGAACGGACCGTGCACCCCGGCGTCGGCAATCGTCTCGATCGGGCTGTGCACGAAGCGAACCGAGTCTGGCCATGGCTTGGCACCAGCCTCGGCGAGCATGCCCGCCGAGGCGTCGACGGCGACGATCTCGGCGTGCGGGGCGGCATCCAGCAGCGCGGCCGTGGACGCGCCCGTCCCGCAACCCGCGTCCAACAGTCGCAATCCACGCCCGCCGCCCGGAATCCGCATCCGTCGCGCGGAGATTCGCAGATGGTCGTGATAGCCGGGGTTCGCGCCGACCAGCTTGTCGTACGCGTGGGCGCCGACATCGAAGGCGCCCGGGACCTCGCCGCGATCCAGGCCGCTGTTGCTCACGCTCACGATCGATCTCCCTCATCATCGCGACGGGGCCGCTGCTTCACCCACAGCAACAGGACCGCGGTGACCATCGCCCAGCCGAATACGAAGTCTTCCACCGGGATGTCCCACGGGAAGCGCACGCCGCTGGTGTGTTGCTCGTTGTAGATCACGATCGGCGCCGACAGCTTGGTCAACCAGCCGTCGATAATCACTTGGAATGCCACCACGATGCCCATCGATATCCAGTATTCGGCCTTCGTGAACAACCCGGTGCGCAATATCGCCAATTCCAGCCCCATGACCGCGATCAGCGCGACGACGGCGGGCAGCGTGTATCCCAGCCCGCTCATCGGCGCCTGCGCACAGTGTCGAGAATCGCGCTCACCGCCGAGTAGGTCAGCAGCCCGCAGATCGGGATCACGACGAAGAACAGCAGCTCCTCCAGCGGGATCGCGAAACCGACGTGCACCCCGCTGATATAGCGCGGGTTGTATGTCCACACGTGACCGGCGATCGCGATCGCGTCCCAGATGACGAATACCACGGCCACCGGAGCGACGGAACGCAGCACCCGCATCGGCTGGCGGTACACCCCGGGTCCG includes:
- a CDS encoding lycopene cyclase domain-containing protein translates to MSGLGYTLPAVVALIAVMGLELAILRTGLFTKAEYWISMGIVVAFQVIIDGWLTKLSAPIVIYNEQHTSGVRFPWDIPVEDFVFGWAMVTAVLLLWVKQRPRRDDEGDRS
- a CDS encoding FAD-dependent oxidoreductase, which encodes MIDPRRVTHPAPTGVPHAHALPATPHVVVVGGGIAGLAAATGLAERGVSVEILERQDYLGGRVGGWTERIADGMDVANNRGFHAFFRQYYNLRSLLRRTDPHLDRLRAVEDYPLVDGEGRRDTFRGLPKTPPWNALVFALRSPTFRMRDLMRLNAVAAAPLAAVSVPEIYSQLDGLDAETFLTNINFPVAARHLAFEVFARSFFARPERLSAAELATMFHIYFLGSSEGLVFDVAGSNFDTALWEPLGQYLIEHSVRVQRGVSAKSVTLGGSRVLQVHDSTGTTIDADGVVLATDVAALQQIVAASPGLGDDTWRDQVTQLQTAPPFVVQRLWLDRPVNADRPAFLGTGGLDPVDNISVVSSYESQAAEWARAHGGSVVEVHSYSVGDSPQSELRERMLARLHQLYPETAAAGIVGETLLLRDDCPLFWPGAFANRPTVETPVAGLMLAGDGIRIDLPVALMERAATTGWSAANRLLAGWGIAGHTLHTVPVQGRSPVLRRLASRERRAS
- a CDS encoding lycopene cyclase domain-containing protein, which produces MMDRWQYLIVLGACLLITAPLEIFGPGVYRQPMRVLRSVAPVAVVFVIWDAIAIAGHVWTYNPRYISGVHVGFAIPLEELLFFVVIPICGLLTYSAVSAILDTVRRRR
- a CDS encoding class I SAM-dependent methyltransferase, with the translated sequence MSVSNSGLDRGEVPGAFDVGAHAYDKLVGANPGYHDHLRISARRMRIPGGGRGLRLLDAGCGTGASTAALLDAAPHAEIVAVDASAGMLAEAGAKPWPDSVRFVHSPIETIADAGVHGPFDGIFAAYLLRNLADPDAQLRTFRELLRPGGTLAVHEYSVRDSRVAAAIWNAVCWGIIIPSGWRQTRDSTLYRHLWRSVNTFDGAAAFQRRLTAAGFNGVHSETMPGWQRDIVHTFLGDAPR